In the Candidatus Saccharimonas aalborgensis genome, one interval contains:
- a CDS encoding GNAT family N-acetyltransferase, which translates to MYDAIHGVPRPGLPSLRHANEILRHFRHGNAAVAGIMGQRVVGLANYYTGGRGQSEAWLHGLAVDPDVRRQHVGTHMLGFILDHMKSSGASICKLESLPEAVGFYEANGFREHDETDDVNRLMTYSF; encoded by the coding sequence GTGTATGATGCAATACATGGCGTACCTCGACCGGGTTTACCGTCGCTTCGACACGCAAATGAGATCCTACGACATTTCCGTCATGGGAATGCTGCCGTTGCCGGAATCATGGGGCAAAGAGTAGTAGGCTTGGCAAATTATTATACTGGGGGCAGAGGACAGTCTGAAGCTTGGCTCCATGGTTTGGCGGTGGACCCCGATGTACGGCGTCAACATGTCGGTACACACATGCTCGGGTTCATCCTTGATCATATGAAGTCGAGTGGGGCAAGTATCTGTAAACTTGAGTCACTGCCAGAAGCTGTCGGTTTTTATGAAGCGAACGGATTTAGAGAACACGATGAGACTGACGATGTCAATCGTCTGATGACCTATTCATTTTGA
- a CDS encoding NADPH-dependent FMN reductase, which translates to MVKIVVVTGSVRPNSAGQQVVPYVVKKLQEKDAVVSVADLSKLALPFFDSALPPSMEGFSPEHQSVLQWTTMVKEADGVVLVSPEYNHSLSGVQKNAIDWIYKEWEGKPVAFVGYGFYAAKHAYQHLELMNEVLHMKLIEPIAGLQFMQDLAVDGAVQDDEAVSKKIDATVSALIAAC; encoded by the coding sequence ATGGTAAAAATAGTCGTTGTAACAGGGAGCGTACGACCAAATAGCGCGGGTCAACAGGTGGTACCGTATGTAGTTAAGAAATTGCAAGAAAAAGACGCAGTAGTATCTGTCGCCGATCTCAGTAAGTTAGCGTTACCTTTTTTTGACAGCGCCCTACCACCTTCTATGGAGGGATTTAGTCCAGAACATCAATCAGTATTACAGTGGACGACGATGGTAAAAGAAGCTGATGGCGTGGTATTGGTTTCGCCAGAATACAACCATAGCCTAAGTGGTGTTCAGAAAAACGCGATCGACTGGATTTATAAAGAGTGGGAGGGTAAGCCTGTGGCATTTGTCGGCTACGGATTTTATGCTGCAAAGCATGCCTATCAACATCTAGAGTTGATGAATGAAGTGTTGCACATGAAGCTTATTGAGCCAATAGCCGGCTTACAATTTATGCAAGATCTCGCAGTCGATGGAGCAGTTCAGGATGACGAAGCTGTCTCCAAAAAAATCGACGCTACTGTGAGTGCGCTGATCGCTGCCTGCTAG
- a CDS encoding RBBP9/YdeN family alpha/beta hydrolase, with protein sequence MTRVVLLHGKNKTADDAWYPWIKAECTARTIECNVPALTTEEVPRIADWLADIDAVHPDEETILVGHSRGGMAALRWLEQPDRPVKRVILVATNGAHLVDAAGGDFYSGAYDFETIRHNCADIVLLHSRDDEWVPYVAAQYNAEHLGGRLISLENKNHFGMQSDGMVMREFPELLAEIVR encoded by the coding sequence ATGACGCGTGTTGTACTACTCCACGGAAAAAATAAAACAGCGGATGATGCGTGGTATCCATGGATCAAAGCCGAGTGTACCGCGCGAACTATTGAGTGCAATGTGCCCGCATTGACTACCGAAGAAGTGCCTCGTATCGCCGATTGGCTTGCCGATATTGATGCCGTCCATCCTGATGAGGAAACAATACTGGTCGGACACTCGCGCGGCGGGATGGCTGCACTGCGCTGGCTCGAACAACCAGACCGCCCAGTTAAGCGGGTTATCCTCGTTGCCACAAACGGTGCGCACCTTGTGGATGCAGCAGGTGGGGATTTTTATTCGGGTGCCTATGACTTTGAGACTATTCGGCATAATTGCGCTGACATCGTTTTATTACATTCTCGCGATGATGAGTGGGTGCCCTATGTGGCAGCTCAGTATAATGCCGAGCATCTGGGCGGGCGGCTGATCAGCCTTGAGAATAAAAATCATTTTGGTATGCAATCGGATGGAATGGTCATGCGCGAGTTTCCGGAACTGCTCGCTGAGATAGTGAGGTAG
- a CDS encoding RBBP9/YdeN family alpha/beta hydrolase, with product MKNAIIFHGTGESPDDQWFPWVKQQMEKAGYTVSVPNLPQMNQQPIAEMVSQVLPTLDLNEETVLIGHSAGAPFILSILEVSGQKIARALLIAGFYTEIDMGREPVLQPHYDWQKLAPLADYYMINSTNDPWKCDDTQGRLAFDKLGGTLIIKQDGHFGSASHQQEYKTFPLVAAIAIGAYQ from the coding sequence GTGAAAAACGCAATTATTTTTCATGGTACTGGTGAGTCGCCTGACGACCAGTGGTTTCCGTGGGTAAAGCAACAGATGGAAAAAGCGGGCTATACCGTCTCGGTACCCAATTTGCCGCAAATGAATCAGCAGCCGATTGCTGAGATGGTAAGTCAGGTATTACCGACGCTTGATCTGAATGAAGAAACAGTTCTGATCGGACACTCTGCCGGTGCGCCATTCATTCTCAGTATCCTCGAAGTATCAGGTCAAAAAATTGCTCGCGCGCTGCTCATCGCCGGCTTCTATACAGAAATTGATATGGGTCGTGAGCCAGTTCTTCAGCCGCACTATGATTGGCAGAAGCTGGCACCACTGGCAGACTACTATATGATTAACTCCACCAATGATCCGTGGAAATGCGATGATACCCAAGGTCGGTTGGCATTTGATAAACTAGGAGGGACACTCATTATCAAACAAGACGGTCATTTTGGCTCAGCAAGCCACCAGCAGGAATACAAGACATTTCCACTGGTGGCCGCAATCGCTATAGGAGCATACCAATGA
- the pheT gene encoding phenylalanine--tRNA ligase subunit beta, translated as MKVSLNLIKQFTSINILVDELVATINNQLGGVEEVTELGVRYKNITIVKVVSCEKHPNADKLSVCKIDDGQSVRDVDRDVDGYVQVVCGAPNVHANMWAVWLPPHTTVPASYADAKPFVLEPREIRGVMSNGMLGAGDELAINSDHNGIIELREEDMPPHIGARGLATGQDFAEAMGLDDTIIDIENKMFTHRPDCFGQLGVAREIAGITGQPFHSPEWYTTLPSFLSANSFELTVTNQALTQVPRFMAVGFSGIEVKPSPLWLQCELIRLGSKAINNIVDVTNYVMLLTAQPTHAYDYDKLRGHALSARMANSGEKVTLLNGKTYELGSDDIVIADQEGPVGLAGIMGGSNSEVSDTTTSIVLEVATFDMYTVRKSSMRHGVFSDALTRFNKGQSPQQNPYVLNLLMMSIIDVAGGAQATEVVDAGQTITPSKAVVITPSFINNRLGLSLAKPQITTLLSNVEMRCDDEVSDDGDDAIVVLPPYWRMDIEVPEDVVEEVGRLYGFDALPRELPKRAGGVATRNKNRVLKQRIRQSLARAGANEVLTYSFVHEQVMKKAEQDASRAFRLGNAISPDLHLYRLSVLPSLLDKVHANIKNSYDEFVLFEIGKGHDKVSHLADDNGLPSEPEFVDAVYASKKPRQGAAYYMMRRLVSQLAKDLGLTLKLIPIDNADGIHAATVFAPARSARIESRQGEYIGIVGELKQSVRKAFKLPDYTAAMTLELAGIANAVELKRNNYQPLSRYPSTSQDISLKTAFSVPYEKIFHCVWSAATEKMAGIDIRLEPVAVYSAEDNTDKKTTTLHITFTSYDKTLTDQTINPVMDHIASCAKDELAAERV; from the coding sequence ATGAAAGTAAGCCTCAACCTCATTAAACAGTTTACTTCCATCAACATACTAGTTGATGAACTTGTTGCGACGATAAACAATCAGCTTGGCGGCGTTGAGGAAGTGACCGAACTAGGCGTACGATACAAAAATATTACGATCGTAAAAGTAGTTTCCTGCGAAAAGCATCCAAATGCCGACAAACTAAGTGTGTGCAAAATCGATGATGGCCAATCAGTACGTGATGTTGACCGCGATGTTGATGGGTACGTCCAGGTCGTATGCGGTGCACCGAATGTTCACGCCAATATGTGGGCAGTATGGTTGCCGCCACACACAACTGTCCCGGCTAGCTATGCCGATGCCAAACCCTTTGTACTTGAGCCGCGAGAAATTCGTGGCGTCATGAGCAATGGAATGCTGGGAGCGGGTGATGAGCTGGCTATCAATAGTGACCACAACGGAATTATTGAACTTCGCGAAGAAGACATGCCGCCGCACATTGGCGCAAGAGGACTTGCGACTGGTCAGGATTTTGCTGAGGCAATGGGGTTAGACGACACTATTATTGATATTGAGAATAAAATGTTTACTCATCGCCCTGATTGTTTCGGTCAGTTGGGTGTGGCACGTGAAATTGCTGGGATCACCGGGCAACCGTTTCACAGCCCAGAGTGGTATACGACCCTTCCATCATTTTTATCAGCAAATAGCTTTGAGCTGACAGTCACAAATCAAGCGCTCACCCAAGTACCACGTTTTATGGCGGTTGGGTTTAGTGGTATCGAGGTAAAACCAAGTCCGCTTTGGCTACAGTGCGAATTGATACGACTTGGTAGTAAGGCGATTAACAATATTGTTGACGTGACAAATTATGTCATGCTACTTACCGCTCAGCCCACCCATGCATATGACTATGATAAATTGCGAGGTCACGCGCTTAGCGCACGCATGGCAAATAGTGGTGAGAAGGTGACGCTTCTCAACGGAAAAACGTATGAGCTCGGTAGCGATGATATTGTCATTGCAGATCAAGAGGGTCCTGTCGGTTTGGCGGGTATCATGGGCGGTAGCAATAGCGAAGTGAGCGATACGACGACTTCTATTGTGCTTGAAGTAGCCACCTTTGATATGTATACGGTCCGCAAGTCGAGCATGCGACATGGGGTTTTTTCCGACGCGCTGACTCGCTTCAATAAAGGTCAGTCACCACAGCAAAATCCGTATGTGCTCAACCTGCTGATGATGTCCATAATCGACGTGGCAGGTGGGGCTCAGGCAACCGAAGTAGTTGATGCTGGCCAAACCATCACCCCGTCCAAGGCGGTAGTTATTACTCCCTCATTTATCAATAATCGCCTAGGACTTTCACTGGCTAAACCGCAAATTACGACACTTCTTTCAAATGTTGAGATGCGCTGTGATGACGAGGTGTCAGATGATGGCGATGATGCTATTGTCGTTTTGCCGCCTTACTGGCGAATGGACATAGAGGTTCCCGAGGATGTTGTAGAGGAAGTTGGGCGGTTGTATGGTTTTGATGCCTTGCCCCGCGAATTACCCAAACGTGCTGGCGGTGTTGCCACGCGCAACAAAAATAGGGTACTCAAACAGCGTATTCGTCAGAGTCTGGCGCGCGCCGGAGCGAATGAAGTACTAACATACAGTTTTGTGCACGAGCAAGTTATGAAAAAAGCCGAGCAGGATGCCTCTCGAGCATTTCGTCTTGGAAACGCCATCAGCCCCGATCTCCATTTATATCGGTTGTCAGTACTGCCTAGCTTGTTGGACAAGGTGCATGCCAACATAAAAAATAGCTATGATGAGTTTGTGCTGTTTGAAATTGGTAAAGGCCACGACAAAGTGTCTCATCTGGCAGACGATAATGGGCTTCCTAGTGAGCCTGAGTTTGTAGATGCTGTATATGCTAGCAAAAAGCCTCGTCAGGGAGCGGCATACTATATGATGCGTCGACTCGTTTCTCAATTGGCAAAAGACCTCGGTCTTACACTCAAACTAATACCAATTGACAATGCTGATGGCATACATGCCGCGACGGTATTTGCCCCAGCTCGTAGCGCGAGGATCGAGAGCAGGCAAGGTGAATATATTGGCATAGTAGGTGAACTAAAGCAGTCGGTGAGGAAGGCGTTTAAACTACCAGACTATACTGCGGCAATGACGCTAGAGTTAGCAGGAATCGCCAATGCTGTTGAGCTAAAGCGTAACAACTATCAACCTTTGTCCCGTTATCCATCAACATCACAAGACATCTCCCTGAAAACCGCTTTCTCGGTGCCGTATGAAAAAATATTTCACTGTGTTTGGAGTGCGGCAACGGAGAAAATGGCGGGAATTGATATTCGTCTTGAGCCGGTTGCCGTCTATAGTGCAGAGGACAATACTGACAAAAAGACAACAACACTCCACATTACTTTTACCAGTTATGACAAGACGCTTACGGATCAAACGATAAATCCCGTCATGGATCACATCGCCAGTTGTGCAAAAGATGAGCTTGCCGCGGAACGGGTTTAA
- a CDS encoding cytidine/deoxycytidylate deaminase family protein, whose translation MEQYEHALNEQDNELITLARRHLEQKYRKPLHTVAAALRMADGHIIMGLNFDHFSGSICAEVSALTHAMNRENYAVQTVVAVRRNTAGEYVVANMCGKCRQIFHDYVPQARIIVDSHGSVEVRSIEELLPLAFYRHREKINDAMQGVSDEEIVG comes from the coding sequence ATGGAGCAATATGAACATGCACTAAACGAGCAAGACAACGAGCTGATTACACTTGCCCGTCGTCACTTGGAACAGAAGTATCGCAAACCGCTGCATACAGTTGCAGCAGCGCTGCGCATGGCTGATGGGCATATCATCATGGGACTTAATTTTGATCATTTTTCTGGCTCAATTTGTGCAGAAGTTTCGGCACTGACGCATGCTATGAACCGCGAAAATTATGCGGTGCAAACAGTGGTAGCGGTGCGACGCAATACCGCCGGAGAGTATGTTGTTGCCAATATGTGTGGTAAATGTCGTCAGATTTTTCATGATTATGTCCCGCAAGCACGAATTATCGTCGATAGCCATGGCTCTGTTGAGGTACGCAGTATCGAAGAGTTGCTGCCGCTGGCGTTTTATCGTCATCGTGAGAAGATTAACGATGCTATGCAAGGTGTATCGGATGAGGAGATAGTGGGGTGA